Proteins encoded by one window of Arachis hypogaea cultivar Tifrunner chromosome 1, arahy.Tifrunner.gnm2.J5K5, whole genome shotgun sequence:
- the LOC112709630 gene encoding respiratory burst oxidase homolog protein F isoform X2, protein MDDVHHVQVESKAPPHHHHNHDSHHRSSLIALMRASPSSSLTPSSSTSSSSSSSSSSSSWTLKKYLLYDHPGPTGSNNVPPHDDEDHQEHQLRPAHVAEIQELQKRVFIDGIVGHSGMQWNHVNSRFDQVSSTRTSPEPVVEWSNFAFCIGMQSSPEFANELLRALRGGKDWKFNITKTDLCNRNNDGRITKTDVKQTIVLAASTNKLSVTQEEAENSAALIMESLDLQNKGYIQISEMECLLKLIQSPSKKSLAAGDTEKQNNVESNKNGFLEEQETMSRAEVLFRTNWRRAWMVLVWVMACIVLFGWKFYQYSHRSGFQVMGYCLPTAKGAAETLKLNMALILLPVCRNTITWLRKDPRINYLIPFNDNINFHKLIAAGIVVGVILHGGTHLACDFPRISGSSTAVFQQTIAARFRFRQPTYLQILATTEVASGIAMVFLMAIAFTLATKWPRRRSPALPVSLRRVTGYNTFWYSHHLFIIVYALLIVHSMFLFLTNKWTEKTTWMYIAFPVLLYTGERIFRAVRSGSYEVDIFKVSLCPGKVLYLKMQKPEGFKYQSGMYIFLQCPQISSLEWHPFSLTSGPQDDYLSVHIRTLGDWSYQIYDLFQEAVLTRSEVCPKVYIDGPYGSASQDHVKYDIVVLIGLGIGATPFISILKDVAATTHNDHVHSGVREYGNLTKCPQKAYLYWVTREQNSLDWFRDVMNQIATSNRNQSVVEMHNFLTSTVYPAGDIRAALLSVIQGLHHAKNGTDLVSRSPIYTHFARPNWFNIFARLAQRHRGAKIGVFYCGSSNLARELKKLCTKFSTKTTTRFVFHKENY, encoded by the exons ATGGATGATGTTCATCATGTTCAAGTAGAATCAAAagctcctcctcatcatcatcataatcatgaTAGTCATCATCGTTCTTCTCTCATTGCTCTCATGAGAgcatcaccatcttcttcattGACTCCCTCCTCTTCCacctcatcatcatcttcttcttcttcttcttcttcttcttggaccCTTAAGAAATACCTCCTCTACGACCACCCGGGTCCGACCGGGTCCAATAATGTTCCTCCTCATGATgatgaagatcatcaagaacaccaACTACGACCAGCACACGTGGCAGAAATCCAAGAACTTCAGAAAAGAGTGTTCATCGATGGCATTGTCGGTCACAGTGGGATGCAATGGAACCATGTGAACAGCCGGTTCGACCAAGTTTCCTCGACCAGAACCAGCCCTGAACCGGTTGTAGAATGGTCCAACTTTGCCTTCTGCATTG GGATGCAGTCTTCACCAGAATTTGCCAATGAATTGCTAAGAGCATTAAGAGGAGGAAAGGATTGGAAATTCAACATCACTAAAACTGATTT GTGTAACAGAAACAATGATGGAAGAATTACCAAGACAGATGTAAAACag ACAATTGTATTGGCTGCATCTACAAATAAGTTATCCGTGACACAAGAAGAAGCCGAGAACTCTGCAGCTTTGATCATGGAATCACTTGACCTCCAAAACAAAGGCTACATTCAG ataTCTGAAATGGAGTGTCTGTTGAAGTTAATCCAAAGTCCATCAAAGAAATCATTAGCAGCAGGAGATACAGAGAAGCAAAATAATGTGGAGAGCAACAAGAATGGGTTCCTTGAGGAGCAAGAAACAATGTCGAGGGCGGAAGTGTTGTTCCGAACGAACTGGCGGCGCGCTTGGATGGTTCTGGTTTGGGTAATGGCTTGCATTGTGCTGTTTGGGTGGAAATTCTATCAGTACAGTCATAGATCAGGATTTCAAGTGATGGGTTATTGCCTTCCAACTGCAAAAGGTGCAGCTGAAACATTGAAACTCAACATGGCTCTCATTCTCCTCCCTGTTTGTAGAAACACAATCACTTGGCTCCGCAAGGATCCTAGGATCAACTATCTCATTCCTTTTAATGACAACATTAACTTCCACAAG CTTATTGCAGCAGGAATAGTGGTGGGTGTGATCTTGCATGGCGGTACACACCTTGCCTGTGATTTCCCAAGAATCAGCGGCTCGAGCACGGCGGTTTTCCAGCAGACTATAGCGGCGAGATTCAGGTTCCGGCAGCCAACGTACTTGCAAATTTTGGCCACAACAGAGGTGGCAAGTGGGATAGCCATGGTGTTTCTAATGGCCATTGCATTCACACTTGCAACAAAGTGGCCGAGACGTCGCTCGCCGGCGCTGCCGGTGTCCCTAAGAAGGGTCACCGGCTACAACACATTTTGGTACTCACACCATTTGTTTATTATTGTCTATGCATTGCTCATTGTCCACTCCATGTTCTTGTTCCTAACTAACAAATGGACCGAGAAAACG ACTTGGATGTACATTGCTTTTCCAGTTTTGTTATACACTGGAGAGAGGATCTTTAGAGCTGTAAGGTCAGGATCTTATGAAGTTGATATCTTCAAG GTAAGTCTGTGTCCCGGAAAAGTTTTGTACCTGAAAATGCAAAAACCTGAAGGCTTCAAGTACCAAAGTGGCATGTATATATTCCTTCAGTGCCCACAAATTTCATCCCTTGAATG GCATCCATTTTCCTTAACTTCAGGACCACAAGATGATTACCTTAGTGTGCATATTAGAACTCTTGGAGATTGGAGCTACCAAATATACGACCTATTCCAAGAG GCAGTGTTAACAAGATCGGAAGTGTGTCCAAAAGTGTACATAGATGGGCCATATGGTTCTGCTTCTCAAGATCATGTTAAGTATGACATTGTGGTGCTGATTGGCCTTGGTATTGGAGCCACACCTTTCATTAGCATCCTCAAAGATGTAGCAGCTACAACACACAATGATCATGTTCAT AGTGGTGTGAGAGAATACGGTAACTTAACAAAGTGTCCGCAAAAGGCATATCTCTATTGGGTCACAAGAGAGCAAAATTCCCTTGATTGGTTTAGAGATGTTATGAATCAAATTGCAACTTCAAACAGAAATCAG TCGGTGGTGGAAATGCACAATTTCCTTACTAGTACCGTATATCCTGCCGGAGATATCCGTGCGGCGCTGCTAAGTGTCATTCAGGGGTTGCATCACGCCAAGAATGGCACTGACTTAGTTTCCAGGAGCCCA ATATACACTCATTTTGCTCGTCCGAATTGGTTCAACATATTTGCTAGATTAGCTCAAAGGCACAGGGGAGCTAAGATTG GGGTTTTCTATTGTGGCTCATCTAATTTGGCAAGGGAGTTGAAGAAGTTGTGCACCAAATTTTCCACCAAAACCACAACAAGATTTGTTTTCCACAAGGAAAATTATTAA
- the LOC112709630 gene encoding respiratory burst oxidase homolog protein F isoform X3 — MDDVHHVQVESKAPPHHHHNHDSHHRSSLIALMRASPSSSLTPSSSTSSSSSSSSSSSSWTLKKYLLYDHPGPTGSNNVPPHDDEDHQEHQLRPAHVAEIQELQKRVFIDGIVGHSGMQWNHVNSRFDQVSSTRTSPEPVVEWSNFAFCIGMQSSPEFANELLRALRGGKDWKFNITKTDLYRFWLRIKDDSFDSRMRIFFYMCNRNNDGRITKTDVKQTIVLAASTNKLSVTQEEAENSAALIMESLDLQNKGYIQISEMECLLKLIQSPSKKSLAAGDTEKQNNVESNKNGFLEEQETMSRAEVLFRTNWRRAWMVLVWVMACIVLFGWKFYQYSHRSGFQVMGYCLPTAKGAAETLKLNMALILLPVCRNTITWLRKDPRINYLIPFNDNINFHKLIAAGIVVGVILHGGTHLACDFPRISGSSTAVFQQTIAARFRFRQPTYLQILATTEVASGIAMVFLMAIAFTLATKWPRRRSPALPVSLRRVTGYNTFWYSHHLFIIVYALLIVHSMFLFLTNKWTEKTTWMYIAFPVLLYTGERIFRAVRSGSYEVDIFKVSLCPGKVLYLKMQKPEGFKYQSGMYIFLQCPQISSLEWHPFSLTSGPQDDYLSVHIRTLGDWSYQIYDLFQEAVLTRSEVCPKVYIDGPYGSASQDHVKYDIVVLIGLGIGATPFISILKDVAATTHNDHVHSVVEMHNFLTSTVYPAGDIRAALLSVIQGLHHAKNGTDLVSRSPIYTHFARPNWFNIFARLAQRHRGAKIGVFYCGSSNLARELKKLCTKFSTKTTTRFVFHKENY; from the exons ATGGATGATGTTCATCATGTTCAAGTAGAATCAAAagctcctcctcatcatcatcataatcatgaTAGTCATCATCGTTCTTCTCTCATTGCTCTCATGAGAgcatcaccatcttcttcattGACTCCCTCCTCTTCCacctcatcatcatcttcttcttcttcttcttcttcttcttggaccCTTAAGAAATACCTCCTCTACGACCACCCGGGTCCGACCGGGTCCAATAATGTTCCTCCTCATGATgatgaagatcatcaagaacaccaACTACGACCAGCACACGTGGCAGAAATCCAAGAACTTCAGAAAAGAGTGTTCATCGATGGCATTGTCGGTCACAGTGGGATGCAATGGAACCATGTGAACAGCCGGTTCGACCAAGTTTCCTCGACCAGAACCAGCCCTGAACCGGTTGTAGAATGGTCCAACTTTGCCTTCTGCATTG GGATGCAGTCTTCACCAGAATTTGCCAATGAATTGCTAAGAGCATTAAGAGGAGGAAAGGATTGGAAATTCAACATCACTAAAACTGATTTGTACCGTTTCTGGCTTCGGATTAAAGATGATTCTTTTGATTCAAGAATGcgaatttttttttacat GTGTAACAGAAACAATGATGGAAGAATTACCAAGACAGATGTAAAACag ACAATTGTATTGGCTGCATCTACAAATAAGTTATCCGTGACACAAGAAGAAGCCGAGAACTCTGCAGCTTTGATCATGGAATCACTTGACCTCCAAAACAAAGGCTACATTCAG ataTCTGAAATGGAGTGTCTGTTGAAGTTAATCCAAAGTCCATCAAAGAAATCATTAGCAGCAGGAGATACAGAGAAGCAAAATAATGTGGAGAGCAACAAGAATGGGTTCCTTGAGGAGCAAGAAACAATGTCGAGGGCGGAAGTGTTGTTCCGAACGAACTGGCGGCGCGCTTGGATGGTTCTGGTTTGGGTAATGGCTTGCATTGTGCTGTTTGGGTGGAAATTCTATCAGTACAGTCATAGATCAGGATTTCAAGTGATGGGTTATTGCCTTCCAACTGCAAAAGGTGCAGCTGAAACATTGAAACTCAACATGGCTCTCATTCTCCTCCCTGTTTGTAGAAACACAATCACTTGGCTCCGCAAGGATCCTAGGATCAACTATCTCATTCCTTTTAATGACAACATTAACTTCCACAAG CTTATTGCAGCAGGAATAGTGGTGGGTGTGATCTTGCATGGCGGTACACACCTTGCCTGTGATTTCCCAAGAATCAGCGGCTCGAGCACGGCGGTTTTCCAGCAGACTATAGCGGCGAGATTCAGGTTCCGGCAGCCAACGTACTTGCAAATTTTGGCCACAACAGAGGTGGCAAGTGGGATAGCCATGGTGTTTCTAATGGCCATTGCATTCACACTTGCAACAAAGTGGCCGAGACGTCGCTCGCCGGCGCTGCCGGTGTCCCTAAGAAGGGTCACCGGCTACAACACATTTTGGTACTCACACCATTTGTTTATTATTGTCTATGCATTGCTCATTGTCCACTCCATGTTCTTGTTCCTAACTAACAAATGGACCGAGAAAACG ACTTGGATGTACATTGCTTTTCCAGTTTTGTTATACACTGGAGAGAGGATCTTTAGAGCTGTAAGGTCAGGATCTTATGAAGTTGATATCTTCAAG GTAAGTCTGTGTCCCGGAAAAGTTTTGTACCTGAAAATGCAAAAACCTGAAGGCTTCAAGTACCAAAGTGGCATGTATATATTCCTTCAGTGCCCACAAATTTCATCCCTTGAATG GCATCCATTTTCCTTAACTTCAGGACCACAAGATGATTACCTTAGTGTGCATATTAGAACTCTTGGAGATTGGAGCTACCAAATATACGACCTATTCCAAGAG GCAGTGTTAACAAGATCGGAAGTGTGTCCAAAAGTGTACATAGATGGGCCATATGGTTCTGCTTCTCAAGATCATGTTAAGTATGACATTGTGGTGCTGATTGGCCTTGGTATTGGAGCCACACCTTTCATTAGCATCCTCAAAGATGTAGCAGCTACAACACACAATGATCATGTTCAT TCGGTGGTGGAAATGCACAATTTCCTTACTAGTACCGTATATCCTGCCGGAGATATCCGTGCGGCGCTGCTAAGTGTCATTCAGGGGTTGCATCACGCCAAGAATGGCACTGACTTAGTTTCCAGGAGCCCA ATATACACTCATTTTGCTCGTCCGAATTGGTTCAACATATTTGCTAGATTAGCTCAAAGGCACAGGGGAGCTAAGATTG GGGTTTTCTATTGTGGCTCATCTAATTTGGCAAGGGAGTTGAAGAAGTTGTGCACCAAATTTTCCACCAAAACCACAACAAGATTTGTTTTCCACAAGGAAAATTATTAA
- the LOC112709630 gene encoding respiratory burst oxidase homolog protein F isoform X1, translating to MDDVHHVQVESKAPPHHHHNHDSHHRSSLIALMRASPSSSLTPSSSTSSSSSSSSSSSSWTLKKYLLYDHPGPTGSNNVPPHDDEDHQEHQLRPAHVAEIQELQKRVFIDGIVGHSGMQWNHVNSRFDQVSSTRTSPEPVVEWSNFAFCIGMQSSPEFANELLRALRGGKDWKFNITKTDLYRFWLRIKDDSFDSRMRIFFYMCNRNNDGRITKTDVKQTIVLAASTNKLSVTQEEAENSAALIMESLDLQNKGYIQISEMECLLKLIQSPSKKSLAAGDTEKQNNVESNKNGFLEEQETMSRAEVLFRTNWRRAWMVLVWVMACIVLFGWKFYQYSHRSGFQVMGYCLPTAKGAAETLKLNMALILLPVCRNTITWLRKDPRINYLIPFNDNINFHKLIAAGIVVGVILHGGTHLACDFPRISGSSTAVFQQTIAARFRFRQPTYLQILATTEVASGIAMVFLMAIAFTLATKWPRRRSPALPVSLRRVTGYNTFWYSHHLFIIVYALLIVHSMFLFLTNKWTEKTTWMYIAFPVLLYTGERIFRAVRSGSYEVDIFKVSLCPGKVLYLKMQKPEGFKYQSGMYIFLQCPQISSLEWHPFSLTSGPQDDYLSVHIRTLGDWSYQIYDLFQEAVLTRSEVCPKVYIDGPYGSASQDHVKYDIVVLIGLGIGATPFISILKDVAATTHNDHVHSGVREYGNLTKCPQKAYLYWVTREQNSLDWFRDVMNQIATSNRNQSVVEMHNFLTSTVYPAGDIRAALLSVIQGLHHAKNGTDLVSRSPIYTHFARPNWFNIFARLAQRHRGAKIGVFYCGSSNLARELKKLCTKFSTKTTTRFVFHKENY from the exons ATGGATGATGTTCATCATGTTCAAGTAGAATCAAAagctcctcctcatcatcatcataatcatgaTAGTCATCATCGTTCTTCTCTCATTGCTCTCATGAGAgcatcaccatcttcttcattGACTCCCTCCTCTTCCacctcatcatcatcttcttcttcttcttcttcttcttcttggaccCTTAAGAAATACCTCCTCTACGACCACCCGGGTCCGACCGGGTCCAATAATGTTCCTCCTCATGATgatgaagatcatcaagaacaccaACTACGACCAGCACACGTGGCAGAAATCCAAGAACTTCAGAAAAGAGTGTTCATCGATGGCATTGTCGGTCACAGTGGGATGCAATGGAACCATGTGAACAGCCGGTTCGACCAAGTTTCCTCGACCAGAACCAGCCCTGAACCGGTTGTAGAATGGTCCAACTTTGCCTTCTGCATTG GGATGCAGTCTTCACCAGAATTTGCCAATGAATTGCTAAGAGCATTAAGAGGAGGAAAGGATTGGAAATTCAACATCACTAAAACTGATTTGTACCGTTTCTGGCTTCGGATTAAAGATGATTCTTTTGATTCAAGAATGcgaatttttttttacat GTGTAACAGAAACAATGATGGAAGAATTACCAAGACAGATGTAAAACag ACAATTGTATTGGCTGCATCTACAAATAAGTTATCCGTGACACAAGAAGAAGCCGAGAACTCTGCAGCTTTGATCATGGAATCACTTGACCTCCAAAACAAAGGCTACATTCAG ataTCTGAAATGGAGTGTCTGTTGAAGTTAATCCAAAGTCCATCAAAGAAATCATTAGCAGCAGGAGATACAGAGAAGCAAAATAATGTGGAGAGCAACAAGAATGGGTTCCTTGAGGAGCAAGAAACAATGTCGAGGGCGGAAGTGTTGTTCCGAACGAACTGGCGGCGCGCTTGGATGGTTCTGGTTTGGGTAATGGCTTGCATTGTGCTGTTTGGGTGGAAATTCTATCAGTACAGTCATAGATCAGGATTTCAAGTGATGGGTTATTGCCTTCCAACTGCAAAAGGTGCAGCTGAAACATTGAAACTCAACATGGCTCTCATTCTCCTCCCTGTTTGTAGAAACACAATCACTTGGCTCCGCAAGGATCCTAGGATCAACTATCTCATTCCTTTTAATGACAACATTAACTTCCACAAG CTTATTGCAGCAGGAATAGTGGTGGGTGTGATCTTGCATGGCGGTACACACCTTGCCTGTGATTTCCCAAGAATCAGCGGCTCGAGCACGGCGGTTTTCCAGCAGACTATAGCGGCGAGATTCAGGTTCCGGCAGCCAACGTACTTGCAAATTTTGGCCACAACAGAGGTGGCAAGTGGGATAGCCATGGTGTTTCTAATGGCCATTGCATTCACACTTGCAACAAAGTGGCCGAGACGTCGCTCGCCGGCGCTGCCGGTGTCCCTAAGAAGGGTCACCGGCTACAACACATTTTGGTACTCACACCATTTGTTTATTATTGTCTATGCATTGCTCATTGTCCACTCCATGTTCTTGTTCCTAACTAACAAATGGACCGAGAAAACG ACTTGGATGTACATTGCTTTTCCAGTTTTGTTATACACTGGAGAGAGGATCTTTAGAGCTGTAAGGTCAGGATCTTATGAAGTTGATATCTTCAAG GTAAGTCTGTGTCCCGGAAAAGTTTTGTACCTGAAAATGCAAAAACCTGAAGGCTTCAAGTACCAAAGTGGCATGTATATATTCCTTCAGTGCCCACAAATTTCATCCCTTGAATG GCATCCATTTTCCTTAACTTCAGGACCACAAGATGATTACCTTAGTGTGCATATTAGAACTCTTGGAGATTGGAGCTACCAAATATACGACCTATTCCAAGAG GCAGTGTTAACAAGATCGGAAGTGTGTCCAAAAGTGTACATAGATGGGCCATATGGTTCTGCTTCTCAAGATCATGTTAAGTATGACATTGTGGTGCTGATTGGCCTTGGTATTGGAGCCACACCTTTCATTAGCATCCTCAAAGATGTAGCAGCTACAACACACAATGATCATGTTCAT AGTGGTGTGAGAGAATACGGTAACTTAACAAAGTGTCCGCAAAAGGCATATCTCTATTGGGTCACAAGAGAGCAAAATTCCCTTGATTGGTTTAGAGATGTTATGAATCAAATTGCAACTTCAAACAGAAATCAG TCGGTGGTGGAAATGCACAATTTCCTTACTAGTACCGTATATCCTGCCGGAGATATCCGTGCGGCGCTGCTAAGTGTCATTCAGGGGTTGCATCACGCCAAGAATGGCACTGACTTAGTTTCCAGGAGCCCA ATATACACTCATTTTGCTCGTCCGAATTGGTTCAACATATTTGCTAGATTAGCTCAAAGGCACAGGGGAGCTAAGATTG GGGTTTTCTATTGTGGCTCATCTAATTTGGCAAGGGAGTTGAAGAAGTTGTGCACCAAATTTTCCACCAAAACCACAACAAGATTTGTTTTCCACAAGGAAAATTATTAA